From the Psychrobacillus sp. FSL K6-4046 genome, one window contains:
- a CDS encoding DUF4181 domain-containing protein, producing MIWIKLLLYISIIFVINIIVSFLLSYSFRIKKEKRSFFSYNHVNELHKKMDWTFRFVFMMILIVVNILVIIEDYSIQLYIYTSLFYAVLDFIVRAFFEYKYSNNPKQSILTISNGIVFSLGLLIVSDYLLDYLG from the coding sequence ATGATTTGGATTAAACTTTTGTTATATATATCGATTATATTTGTTATAAATATAATCGTTAGCTTTCTATTGAGTTATTCATTTAGAATCAAAAAAGAAAAAAGATCTTTTTTTTCGTACAATCATGTAAACGAATTACATAAAAAAATGGACTGGACTTTCAGATTTGTTTTTATGATGATATTGATCGTTGTGAATATTTTAGTAATAATAGAAGATTATTCAATACAACTCTATATTTATACTTCACTTTTCTACGCTGTGTTAGATTTTATCGTACGAGCATTTTTTGAATATAAATATTCCAATAATCCTAAACAATCTATTCTGACGATTAGCAATGGAATAGTATTTTCACTTGGACTTCTAATAGTATCTGATTACTTGTTAGATTATCTCGGCTAA
- a CDS encoding ABC transporter ATP-binding protein, with product MMSVLEVRQLRKKYGKKLVLRDISFEIHEGDVIGLVGPNGAGKSTLLRSILAIEEFEYGTVKVKNISNQSPDFYKYITFLPSDNYLYMQLTGFDHLAFVANIYRLEKTAIEEVIEQIGIRSYVDQPVKSYSYGMRQHLLIALCILTKPSVILMDEPFNGLDPTSTIELKELIRTLHAQGISFLISTHNLDILEDLTKKIWFIKDGTLFKDDKTLVVNLPYQIEVLVPKDTVLEKLMTDSPLPYQVWENRIITDQNHDVGEYLEWLLKNKVQILSVNQRKPNLEERYKHFYEV from the coding sequence ATGATGTCAGTATTAGAAGTTCGCCAGCTCAGAAAAAAGTATGGAAAAAAACTTGTTTTGCGCGATATTTCATTTGAGATTCATGAAGGTGACGTTATCGGTCTAGTAGGCCCAAATGGAGCAGGTAAATCCACTCTTTTACGATCCATTCTGGCAATTGAAGAGTTTGAATATGGAACGGTGAAGGTCAAAAACATCTCTAATCAGAGTCCTGACTTTTATAAATACATTACCTTTTTACCGAGCGATAACTATTTATATATGCAGCTAACTGGATTCGACCATTTAGCATTTGTTGCAAACATCTATAGGTTGGAGAAAACGGCAATTGAAGAAGTTATTGAGCAAATTGGAATCCGATCCTATGTCGACCAGCCCGTAAAATCCTACTCGTACGGGATGAGACAGCATTTACTTATTGCATTATGCATTCTAACAAAGCCTTCTGTCATTTTAATGGATGAACCTTTTAATGGACTGGACCCTACAAGTACGATCGAATTGAAGGAGCTGATTCGCACGTTACATGCGCAAGGAATTAGCTTTCTCATTTCCACACATAACCTGGATATTTTGGAGGATCTGACGAAAAAAATATGGTTTATCAAAGACGGAACATTGTTTAAAGACGACAAAACATTAGTAGTAAATCTCCCTTATCAAATTGAAGTTTTAGTTCCCAAGGATACCGTGTTAGAAAAGCTGATGACCGACAGTCCATTACCTTATCAGGTGTGGGAAAACCGAATTATTACAGATCAAAATCATGATGTAGGAGAATATTTGGAGTGGCTACTAAAGAATAAAGTACAAATTCTATCCGTCAACCAAAGGAAGCCTAATCTGGAGGAAAGGTATAAGCATTTTTACGAGGTGTAG
- a CDS encoding DUF2975 domain-containing protein gives MEKAIILFLKLAVILMGIPVLALCIFLVPEIAGFAAELYPDHSYLKYLVYIDLYATAIPFYFALYQALKLLNYIGHHNTFSEPSVRALEKIKYCGLAISSLYVLGMPIFFLMADKDDAPGIIGIGLGMIFASLGIAAFASVLQRLLQEAIARLEHNK, from the coding sequence ATGGAAAAAGCTATTATTTTATTTTTAAAGTTGGCCGTCATTTTAATGGGAATCCCGGTTCTCGCGTTATGTATCTTTTTAGTGCCTGAAATAGCAGGCTTTGCAGCGGAACTATATCCTGACCATTCTTATCTAAAATATCTAGTTTATATCGATTTGTATGCAACAGCTATTCCTTTTTACTTTGCTCTATACCAAGCACTAAAGCTTTTAAATTATATAGGTCATCATAATACCTTCTCTGAACCTTCAGTAAGAGCCTTGGAGAAGATAAAATACTGTGGATTAGCTATTAGCTCTTTATACGTTTTAGGTATGCCAATATTCTTTCTTATGGCAGATAAGGATGATGCGCCTGGAATCATAGGCATCGGACTAGGCATGATTTTTGCTTCTCTTGGAATTGCAGCCTTCGCATCTGTTCTACAAAGACTTCTACAAGAAGCAATTGCACGATTGGAACATAACAAATGA
- a CDS encoding DUF2185 domain-containing protein: protein MSWYLESVYKRNKEAPYTFYIPSQEVIDILRIGDRVKLIFECETRGDGYAGERMWVKITHRDMENFKGVLSNDPINISELKIGQEISFRADHICDTEYNDPKSSKWDYYFDTKIIVSNDVLERDEFNFMLKDDPKDAQDSGWSVLTGYEDDRFLSNSDNFQYISIGVILNIDDSVLSFIDEPPLCAYEKNDRGIFYKIEDYDWKSYLA, encoded by the coding sequence ATGTCATGGTACTTAGAGAGTGTTTATAAGAGAAATAAAGAAGCGCCCTATACTTTTTATATTCCTAGCCAGGAAGTAATTGATATTTTAAGAATAGGAGATCGGGTCAAATTAATTTTCGAATGCGAGACTAGAGGAGACGGGTATGCAGGTGAAAGAATGTGGGTGAAAATTACCCATAGGGATATGGAAAACTTTAAGGGAGTTCTTTCAAACGACCCAATCAATATAAGCGAATTAAAAATTGGACAAGAAATTTCATTTCGTGCAGATCATATATGTGACACTGAGTATAATGATCCAAAATCTTCTAAATGGGATTATTACTTTGATACGAAAATAATTGTAAGCAACGATGTTTTAGAGAGAGATGAATTTAATTTTATGTTAAAAGATGATCCAAAAGATGCTCAAGATTCTGGTTGGTCTGTTTTAACTGGTTACGAAGATGATAGATTTTTAAGTAATTCTGATAATTTCCAGTATATATCCATAGGTGTAATTTTAAATATAGATGACTCTGTTCTATCTTTTATTGATGAGCCACCTCTATGTGCATACGAAAAAAACGACCGTGGTATCTTTTATAAAATAGAAGATTACGATTGGAAGTCTTACTTAGCTTAG
- a CDS encoding DUF1963 domain-containing protein — protein sequence MNIAQLKEVLFKQATIFETGGYRPTEELGESWIGKVLWGKEENIPSQFEPLCTIFLNDLPYVPEELKNIQLITIYMDFNVYDHLNDDNLAPFFMINCYTNLNGLLKINNQSVRMRSFPLIPKLVNNDTPAWDSEDIETEVQDEILHLELDEDIEYYDDIVEDIYPMHKIGGYPSYTQSGVSYGEEYPFVLQISSDAKAQFNIVDSGSFYFFYNQDKQEWIVYCDFY from the coding sequence ATGAACATTGCTCAATTAAAAGAAGTACTATTTAAGCAAGCTACCATTTTTGAGACGGGTGGTTATCGACCAACGGAAGAATTAGGAGAGAGCTGGATTGGAAAGGTCTTGTGGGGAAAAGAAGAAAATATCCCTTCACAGTTTGAGCCTTTATGCACCATTTTTTTAAACGATCTCCCTTACGTACCGGAGGAATTAAAAAATATTCAACTAATCACCATTTATATGGACTTTAATGTATATGATCATTTAAATGATGATAACCTAGCGCCTTTTTTTATGATCAATTGCTATACAAACCTCAATGGATTACTAAAAATAAACAACCAATCTGTGAGGATGAGGTCTTTTCCGTTAATTCCAAAGCTGGTTAATAACGACACTCCTGCCTGGGATTCTGAGGATATAGAAACGGAAGTCCAAGATGAGATTTTACATCTTGAATTGGATGAGGATATTGAATATTACGATGATATCGTGGAGGATATCTATCCTATGCATAAGATCGGTGGATACCCCTCTTATACACAGAGTGGAGTTTCATATGGTGAAGAATATCCATTTGTCTTACAAATAAGCTCTGATGCGAAAGCACAATTCAACATAGTAGACAGTGGTAGCTTCTATTTTTTCTATAATCAAGACAAACAAGAGTGGATTGTGTACTGTGATTTTTATTAA
- a CDS encoding ABC transporter substrate-binding protein has protein sequence MKKLWLIIGMTLLILGGCNEQETLPTEKESSQEIGNSETAFPLTLTDAVGQEITLEEAPKSIVSMIPSNTEILFALGLNEEIIGVNDYESYPKEALDKEKIGGMEFNIEKIISLSPDIVFAHESIVSMAEAGLQQLRDAGVKVFVVQDAKDFNLTYTTIEQIGRATGKYEEAQAVIEDMKAKVDEIQEKVAKVETKKTVFVETSDVPEIYTPGNGTFMQEILTMVNAENIMADQDGWFQVNPEEIVSRNPDVMLITYDYVEGIVEKVKQRDGFDTVTAIQNDEVVQVDEDATSRPGPRLVEGLEEVAKAIYPEAFSE, from the coding sequence ATGAAGAAACTGTGGTTAATTATTGGAATGACCTTGCTGATTTTAGGTGGTTGTAATGAGCAAGAGACACTTCCAACAGAAAAAGAAAGTAGCCAGGAAATTGGTAACTCAGAAACGGCATTCCCACTTACACTGACGGATGCAGTAGGACAAGAAATTACGCTAGAGGAAGCTCCGAAATCAATCGTATCCATGATTCCAAGTAACACGGAGATTCTATTTGCTTTGGGACTAAATGAGGAAATTATCGGTGTTAATGATTACGAAAGCTATCCAAAGGAAGCGTTAGATAAAGAAAAAATTGGCGGGATGGAATTTAACATTGAAAAAATTATCTCTTTAAGTCCGGATATTGTATTCGCTCATGAATCCATTGTTTCAATGGCAGAGGCAGGATTACAGCAGCTTCGAGATGCTGGTGTAAAGGTATTTGTGGTACAGGATGCAAAGGATTTTAACTTAACCTATACAACTATTGAACAAATTGGCCGAGCAACGGGGAAATATGAGGAAGCACAAGCCGTTATAGAGGATATGAAGGCAAAGGTTGACGAAATTCAAGAAAAAGTTGCAAAAGTAGAGACAAAGAAAACAGTATTCGTAGAAACTTCCGATGTACCAGAAATCTATACTCCTGGTAATGGGACATTTATGCAAGAAATTTTAACGATGGTCAATGCAGAAAACATTATGGCTGATCAAGATGGCTGGTTTCAAGTTAACCCAGAGGAAATAGTAAGCCGTAACCCAGATGTAATGTTAATCACCTATGACTACGTGGAAGGAATTGTAGAAAAGGTGAAGCAGCGTGATGGCTTTGACACAGTGACTGCCATTCAAAACGATGAGGTGGTACAAGTGGATGAGGATGCAACGAGTCGTCCAGGTCCACGTTTAGTAGAAGGCCTAGAGGAAGTGGCTAAGGCTATTTATCC